In one Saccharibacillus brassicae genomic region, the following are encoded:
- a CDS encoding class II aldolase/adducin family protein, whose product MTQPHSIADPVERERLLRLQICDIGRNLFNKDFIAANDGNISARLSETEILASPTGVSKGYLEPHMLVKVNLDGEIVEAADGYRPSTEVKMHLRVYRECPDMNGVVHAHPPYATAFAIKGEALDKMMMPESVIAMGDIPLAVYGTPSTEEIPDSIMPFLGKKTAVLLESHGALTWGKSVMDAYMNMERLEYTAKLTFLTRMIDGERELPQHRIDELVGLRAFYGF is encoded by the coding sequence ATGACCCAACCCCATTCCATCGCCGATCCGGTCGAACGCGAGCGCCTGCTGCGCCTGCAAATTTGCGATATCGGCCGCAATCTGTTCAACAAGGACTTTATCGCCGCCAACGACGGCAACATTTCCGCCCGCCTCTCCGAGACGGAGATTCTCGCTTCCCCGACCGGCGTCAGCAAAGGCTATCTGGAGCCGCATATGCTCGTCAAAGTCAATCTGGACGGCGAGATCGTCGAAGCGGCGGACGGATACCGGCCGTCCACGGAAGTCAAAATGCATCTGCGCGTCTACCGCGAATGCCCGGACATGAACGGTGTCGTCCACGCCCATCCGCCTTATGCGACCGCGTTCGCGATCAAGGGCGAAGCGCTCGACAAGATGATGATGCCGGAGTCCGTCATCGCGATGGGCGATATCCCGCTTGCGGTCTACGGCACGCCGTCGACCGAAGAGATTCCCGATTCGATCATGCCTTTTCTCGGCAAGAAAACGGCCGTCCTGCTCGAAAGCCACGGCGCGCTGACTTGGGGCAAAAGCGTGATGGACGCCTACATGAACATGGAGCGTCTGGAGTACACGGCCAAGCTGACTTTCCTCACGCGCATGATCGACGGCGAACGCGAACTGCCGCAGCACCGGATCGACGAGCTGGTCGGACTGCGCGCGTTCTACGGCTTCTAG
- a CDS encoding histidine phosphatase family protein has product MSPKIRLHLVRHGETYLNRYGKMQGWSDSPLTDEGKLVAIAAGQRLADTEFAYVYTSDSGRTLETAELILNESRHPVPVIHRIKAFRETFFGGFEGEYSKVALGQIAENNAGISFAELMQTVTVAEFADMTKKADPYHHAENFEELWTRIRGGLQTVIDLDYAGDANVLIVTHGNTIRNIVNQLCEGVDVTIEIKNASVTILEHEDGKFNWIGFDQ; this is encoded by the coding sequence ATGAGCCCGAAAATCAGGTTGCACCTCGTGAGACACGGGGAGACGTACTTAAATCGCTACGGAAAAATGCAGGGTTGGTCCGACAGCCCGCTCACCGACGAAGGCAAGCTTGTCGCCATTGCCGCCGGGCAGCGGTTGGCGGACACCGAATTCGCTTACGTCTATACGAGCGATTCGGGCCGAACGCTGGAGACGGCGGAACTTATCTTGAACGAGAGCCGGCATCCGGTACCGGTCATTCATCGGATCAAAGCTTTTCGCGAAACGTTTTTCGGCGGGTTCGAAGGGGAATACTCGAAGGTCGCTTTGGGCCAGATCGCCGAGAACAACGCCGGGATAAGCTTTGCGGAATTGATGCAGACGGTGACGGTAGCCGAATTCGCGGACATGACCAAAAAAGCCGATCCGTACCATCACGCGGAAAACTTCGAGGAACTGTGGACACGGATCCGCGGCGGGCTGCAGACGGTCATCGACCTGGATTACGCGGGCGACGCCAACGTCCTGATCGTTACCCACGGCAATACGATCCGCAACATCGTCAACCAGCTGTGCGAAGGCGTCGACGTCACGATCGAGATCAAAAACGCCAGCGTGACGATTCTGGAGCACGAAGACGGGAAGTTCAACTGGATCGGGTTCGATCAGTAA
- a CDS encoding putative quinol monooxygenase, which yields MIVIHADMQIKPDKREAFLQTVQPLVAGSQAEEGCIRYTLTQDVANLDRFTMVEVWADEAAIERHNASPHFTGFFKVSRDFFAMPLKAQKFNAADL from the coding sequence ATGATTGTTATTCATGCCGATATGCAGATCAAGCCGGACAAGCGGGAAGCTTTTCTGCAAACGGTCCAGCCGCTCGTCGCCGGTTCGCAGGCCGAAGAGGGCTGTATCCGTTATACGCTGACGCAGGACGTCGCCAATCTCGACCGGTTCACGATGGTCGAAGTGTGGGCCGACGAAGCCGCGATCGAGCGTCATAACGCTTCGCCGCATTTTACGGGCTTTTTCAAAGTATCCCGGGATTTCTTCGCGATGCCGCTCAAAGCCCAAAAGTTTAACGCGGCGGATCTCTGA
- a CDS encoding YukJ family protein: MPVSRYRYGVLKAKAIRSIHGFGSQPHFHVCLQDDRGVQYRASINIRSKAYPSELLYRIGACLPDDAERLKLLPGGFTPIERGLPVRGLDFVRRPLLRREDMVPLPASLPGPDNDLNEKIVACIDAAVIAGADLYVFGDAWGPEPKTPDYYFGFRPGRGVHNIHMNQGNEGPWQGDNGAFRDGAILVHFADGDRWVGLFLAFQSQSWNTDERGQALK, translated from the coding sequence ATGCCAGTGAGCCGCTACCGGTACGGCGTGCTGAAAGCAAAAGCGATACGGTCCATCCACGGATTCGGCAGTCAGCCGCATTTTCACGTTTGCCTGCAAGACGACCGGGGCGTTCAATACCGGGCGTCGATCAATATCCGGTCCAAAGCGTACCCGTCGGAACTGCTCTACCGGATCGGCGCCTGTCTGCCGGATGACGCGGAGCGCCTCAAGCTTCTGCCCGGCGGCTTCACGCCGATCGAACGCGGGCTGCCGGTTCGGGGATTGGACTTCGTGCGCCGTCCGCTGCTGCGCCGGGAAGACATGGTGCCGCTGCCGGCCAGCCTGCCGGGACCGGACAACGATCTGAACGAGAAGATCGTCGCCTGCATCGACGCGGCGGTGATCGCCGGCGCGGATCTGTACGTGTTCGGCGACGCCTGGGGACCCGAGCCGAAAACGCCGGATTATTATTTCGGCTTCCGGCCCGGCCGCGGCGTGCACAATATTCATATGAACCAGGGTAACGAAGGCCCGTGGCAGGGCGACAACGGCGCGTTCCGCGACGGCGCGATTCTCGTGCATTTTGCCGACGGGGACCGCTGGGTCGGACTGTTCCTCGCTTTCCAGTCGCAGTCGTGGAACACCGACGAACGCGGACAGGCTTTGAAGTAA
- a CDS encoding alpha/beta hydrolase produces the protein MERQILIRHEQHDLTATIHYPTSQGCEGRLPLTVICHGFVGSRIGVDRLFVTTGRELAAEGQLVVRFDYAGCGESGGVYGEEGMESMIRQTRTVLDYAMTCADIDPSRVTLIGHSLGGAVALLTAVRDRRIKSLALWSAVGYPFNDIVKITGRARYDESVRTGSADYLGYSFTPGFFESLGAFQPFQEVNKFYGDVLVVHGTSDDVIPVDYAFLYQKLFWTREDSRCDKEIIFQADHTYSSGPHRRQLLDITKRWLQDRHKNEIDWQHWTI, from the coding sequence ATGGAACGCCAGATTCTGATCCGCCACGAACAGCATGATTTGACCGCTACGATTCATTACCCGACTTCGCAGGGCTGCGAAGGACGTCTTCCGCTGACGGTCATCTGCCACGGATTCGTGGGCAGCCGGATCGGCGTGGACCGGCTGTTCGTCACGACCGGCCGGGAGCTTGCCGCCGAGGGGCAGTTGGTCGTCCGGTTCGACTACGCCGGCTGCGGAGAGAGCGGCGGCGTCTACGGCGAGGAAGGGATGGAGTCGATGATCCGCCAGACGCGGACCGTGCTCGATTACGCGATGACGTGCGCGGACATCGACCCGAGCCGGGTCACGCTGATCGGGCACAGCCTGGGCGGCGCGGTCGCGCTGCTGACCGCCGTGCGGGACCGCCGGATCAAAAGCCTGGCGCTCTGGTCCGCCGTCGGCTATCCGTTCAACGATATCGTCAAGATCACCGGCCGGGCGCGGTACGACGAATCCGTGCGTACCGGCAGCGCCGATTATTTGGGCTATTCGTTCACGCCCGGCTTCTTTGAATCGCTCGGCGCGTTCCAGCCGTTCCAGGAAGTGAACAAGTTCTACGGCGACGTGCTCGTCGTGCACGGCACGTCCGACGACGTGATCCCTGTCGATTACGCGTTCTTGTACCAGAAGCTGTTCTGGACGCGGGAAGACTCGCGCTGCGACAAAGAGATCATCTTCCAGGCCGACCATACCTATTCGTCCGGCCCCCACCGCCGCCAACTGCTCGACATCACCAAGCGCTGGCTGCAGGACCGGCATAAGAACGAGATCGACTGGCAGCACTGGACAATTTAG
- a CDS encoding rhamnulokinase produces MPMKPRELRAEVLNATGRGADGGVGAGGGEGAGLAGISVAAEPVGRDGAGGSGESSGDSEPKENAGAVERGESAEPNVGAGASEGAKTSVAAEPARPLGGDDGDSDPSVKRVLAVDLGASSGRVMLACYDGFKLELREIHRFDNVPIESVGGLYWDADGLFAEIVAGIRLAAAEGHPILGIGVDTWGVDYGWIGPGGELLRPPHHYRDARMARHAAKLVRRLPPREQFELTGNQPNAINTAYQLFADLEQEPQLRELAAHFLMMPDLFHYRLSGVMAAERSILSTGGLLAAGGSEPSAEVLARLGIPAALLAPVVPAGTVLGELRPDLQAQLCCGPLRVVAGASHDTASAVAAVPYGCGDAAAGGADRGAAGLSPAAGMTGTAENGAIDSAAGLSPAAGMAGSPQNPAPDSAAAQTQPASRGAAAFISCGTWSIAGIETPQPVLSDAAYECGLTNEACYGGGSRLLKNITGLWLLQECRRHWNAGGEALSHGDLAALAEAAGPADSRIDPDDPRFAAPGDMPERVRQFCRDTGQPVPGDHGELARVVLESLADAYGRAIDELESISGRRIAAVHLVGGGSRNRLLCRLTAERTGREVIAGPVEASAAGSALIQLAALGELDFGRRAEILGRSFALERYRPAAR; encoded by the coding sequence ATGCCCATGAAGCCGCGGGAATTACGTGCGGAAGTTCTGAACGCGACCGGCCGGGGCGCGGACGGCGGTGTAGGTGCGGGTGGCGGCGAAGGTGCAGGACTCGCGGGAATTAGCGTCGCTGCGGAGCCTGTCGGAAGAGACGGAGCTGGCGGGTCCGGCGAGAGTTCGGGAGACTCGGAGCCGAAGGAGAATGCGGGAGCTGTAGAGCGGGGCGAAAGTGCGGAGCCAAACGTAGGTGCGGGAGCCAGCGAAGGTGCAAAAACCAGCGTCGCTGCGGAGCCTGCGCGGCCGCTTGGCGGCGATGATGGCGATAGCGATCCTTCCGTCAAAAGAGTGCTGGCCGTCGATCTCGGCGCCAGCTCGGGCCGGGTCATGCTGGCCTGCTACGACGGCTTCAAGCTGGAGCTGCGCGAGATTCACCGCTTCGACAACGTGCCGATCGAAAGTGTCGGCGGCCTGTATTGGGACGCCGACGGGCTGTTCGCCGAAATCGTCGCGGGCATCCGGCTTGCCGCAGCCGAAGGGCATCCGATCCTCGGCATCGGCGTCGACACCTGGGGCGTCGACTACGGCTGGATCGGACCCGGCGGGGAGCTGCTGCGTCCGCCGCACCATTACCGCGACGCGCGCATGGCGCGGCACGCGGCGAAGCTTGTGCGCCGCCTGCCGCCGCGCGAGCAGTTCGAGCTGACCGGCAATCAGCCGAACGCCATCAATACGGCGTACCAGCTCTTTGCCGATCTGGAGCAGGAACCGCAGCTGCGCGAGCTTGCGGCGCACTTCCTCATGATGCCGGACCTGTTCCATTACCGGCTGTCCGGCGTCATGGCCGCGGAGCGGAGCATTCTCAGCACCGGCGGGCTGCTGGCAGCCGGCGGCAGCGAACCCTCCGCCGAGGTGCTGGCGCGGCTGGGCATTCCGGCCGCCCTGCTCGCGCCGGTCGTGCCGGCCGGCACCGTGCTGGGCGAGCTTCGGCCCGACCTGCAGGCGCAGCTGTGCTGCGGCCCGCTGCGCGTCGTGGCCGGCGCTTCGCACGACACGGCTTCCGCGGTGGCGGCGGTGCCTTACGGCTGCGGGGATGCGGCGGCAGGCGGCGCGGATCGAGGCGCAGCGGGGTTGAGCCCGGCGGCGGGTATGACCGGGACGGCGGAGAACGGCGCGATAGACAGCGCCGCGGGTTTGAGCCCGGCGGCAGGTATGGCCGGATCGCCGCAGAACCCCGCGCCGGACAGCGCCGCGGCGCAAACGCAGCCCGCTTCGCGGGGAGCCGCCGCGTTTATCAGCTGCGGCACCTGGTCTATTGCGGGGATCGAGACCCCGCAGCCGGTGTTGTCCGATGCCGCTTACGAATGCGGCCTGACGAATGAAGCGTGTTACGGCGGAGGCAGCCGCCTGCTCAAGAACATTACGGGCCTGTGGCTGCTTCAGGAATGCCGGCGGCACTGGAACGCCGGCGGCGAAGCGCTCAGCCACGGCGATCTCGCGGCGCTGGCCGAGGCCGCGGGACCGGCGGACTCGCGGATCGATCCCGACGATCCGCGCTTTGCCGCTCCGGGCGATATGCCGGAGCGGGTCCGGCAGTTCTGCCGGGATACCGGGCAGCCGGTTCCCGGCGACCACGGCGAGCTTGCGCGCGTCGTGCTCGAAAGCCTGGCCGATGCCTACGGCCGGGCAATCGACGAGCTGGAGTCGATCTCCGGCCGCCGGATCGCGGCGGTCCATCTCGTCGGAGGCGGCAGCCGCAATCGGCTGCTCTGCCGCCTGACGGCGGAGCGCACCGGCCGCGAAGTCATCGCGGGGCCGGTGGAAGCGAGCGCCGCCGGAAGCGCGCTGATCCAGCTTGCCGCGCTCGGCGAGCTGGACTTCGGCCGCCGGGCGGAGATTCTCGGGCGCTCGTTTGCGCTCGAACGGTATAGGCCGGCTGCTCGTTGA
- a CDS encoding inorganic phosphate transporter — protein METSLFVLAIVVFLALAFDFINGFHDTANAIAMSVSTRALKPRTAILLAAGMNFLGAITFTGVAKTIGGSIADPTTLNNGIEIVIATLIAAIIWNLATWWFGIPSSSSHAMIGALAGAVFVGAGANSVNWKGFLEIVEALVFSPLIAFAVGYIIMIILKYTVGRRSPHTVNKGFRSMQVLTAALQSFAHGTNDAQKAMGIMTFALISAGRWDSLEPPLWVKLSAATAIALGTSVGGWKIIKTLGTKIFKIEPINGFAADVSSASVIFTATLLHLPISTTHAATSSILGVGAAKRFREVKWGMAGRIIVAWFITIPIVAIMAGLIYKLMFW, from the coding sequence ATGGAAACATCTCTATTTGTTCTTGCGATTGTCGTTTTTCTGGCGCTCGCCTTCGACTTCATCAACGGATTTCACGATACCGCCAACGCGATCGCGATGTCCGTATCGACCCGGGCGCTGAAGCCCCGCACCGCGATCCTGCTTGCGGCGGGCATGAACTTCCTCGGCGCCATCACGTTTACCGGCGTGGCCAAGACGATCGGGGGCAGTATCGCCGATCCGACCACGCTCAATAACGGGATCGAGATCGTCATCGCGACACTGATCGCGGCGATCATCTGGAACCTCGCGACGTGGTGGTTCGGCATTCCGTCTTCGTCGTCCCACGCCATGATCGGTGCGCTTGCAGGCGCGGTGTTCGTCGGCGCGGGTGCGAACAGCGTCAACTGGAAAGGGTTCCTCGAAATCGTCGAAGCGCTCGTGTTCTCGCCGCTGATCGCGTTTGCCGTCGGGTATATCATCATGATTATTCTCAAATATACGGTAGGACGGCGCAGCCCGCACACGGTCAACAAAGGATTCCGCTCGATGCAGGTGCTGACCGCCGCGCTGCAATCGTTCGCGCACGGCACCAACGACGCGCAGAAAGCGATGGGCATCATGACGTTCGCACTGATCTCGGCCGGACGTTGGGATTCGCTGGAGCCTCCGCTGTGGGTCAAGCTGTCCGCGGCGACCGCAATCGCGCTCGGCACGTCCGTCGGCGGCTGGAAGATCATCAAGACGCTCGGTACGAAGATTTTCAAAATCGAGCCGATCAACGGGTTCGCGGCCGACGTGTCGTCCGCTTCCGTTATTTTCACCGCGACGCTGCTGCATCTGCCGATCAGCACGACGCATGCCGCCACTTCTTCGATTCTCGGCGTCGGCGCGGCCAAGCGCTTCCGCGAGGTCAAGTGGGGCATGGCCGGCCGGATCATCGTCGCCTGGTTCATCACGATCCCGATCGTGGCCATCATGGCGGGACTGATCTACAAATTGATGTTCTGGTAA
- a CDS encoding DUF47 domain-containing protein: MRVKKKDIFFQTLEDMADTIVEAADYFSKHVADLKDVNVFVKDMKDFETKCDGFTHTIITELNKTFITPLERDDILKLATTLDDVLDGLEATASRFYMYNLGQPDQYMIQFGEILRESAYEIQKAIHLLSQKKLLAIREYTIRLNDLENQGDQLLRICITELFANVTDPIELIKRKEIYERLETTTDNCEDVADILETIIMSNS, encoded by the coding sequence ATGCGTGTAAAAAAGAAGGATATTTTCTTTCAAACACTCGAAGACATGGCGGATACGATCGTGGAGGCCGCGGATTATTTCTCGAAGCATGTCGCCGATTTGAAAGACGTCAACGTCTTCGTCAAAGACATGAAAGATTTCGAGACCAAATGCGACGGATTTACGCACACGATCATCACGGAGCTGAACAAGACGTTCATCACCCCGCTTGAGCGCGACGACATTCTCAAACTGGCCACGACCCTGGACGACGTGTTGGACGGACTGGAAGCTACCGCTTCGCGTTTCTACATGTACAACCTGGGCCAGCCGGACCAATATATGATTCAATTCGGAGAGATTTTGCGCGAATCGGCGTACGAGATCCAGAAAGCGATCCATTTGCTGTCGCAGAAAAAGCTGCTGGCGATCCGCGAATACACGATCCGTCTGAACGATCTGGAGAACCAGGGCGACCAACTGCTGCGGATCTGCATCACGGAACTGTTCGCGAACGTAACCGACCCGATCGAACTGATCAAGCGCAAAGAGATTTACGAACGCCTGGAGACGACGACCGACAACTGCGAAGACGTTGCCGATATTCTGGAAACCATCATTATGAGCAACTCCTAA
- the fucU gene encoding L-fucose mutarotase: protein MLKKIPKMLSPDLVHALMQMGHGDEIVLADGNFPGHSLHGRVIRCDGLGIPPLLDAILELLPLDPYAGHQAALMSVVPGDKVVPTIWDTYREVIARHDASAQIAFEERFAFYERARGAYAIVVTGEEALYGNILLKKGVL from the coding sequence ATGTTGAAAAAGATTCCCAAAATGCTGTCTCCCGACCTCGTCCATGCCCTGATGCAAATGGGCCACGGCGACGAGATCGTGCTGGCGGACGGCAACTTCCCCGGCCACTCGCTGCACGGGCGCGTCATCCGCTGCGACGGCCTCGGCATTCCTCCGCTGCTCGATGCCATACTGGAGCTGCTGCCGCTCGATCCTTACGCCGGGCATCAGGCGGCGCTGATGAGCGTCGTGCCCGGCGACAAGGTCGTGCCGACGATCTGGGACACGTACCGCGAAGTGATCGCCCGCCACGACGCGTCCGCGCAGATCGCGTTCGAGGAACGTTTCGCTTTTTACGAACGCGCCCGCGGCGCCTACGCGATCGTCGTGACCGGCGAAGAAGCGCTGTACGGCAACATCCTTTTGAAAAAAGGCGTGCTCTAG
- a CDS encoding DeoR/GlpR family DNA-binding transcription regulator, which yields MKAEQRREWIINELYRNKKVQVSALAQTFGVSEETVRRDLDKLDKEGIAQKNYGGAVLSAPVNRDPSYASRHDLNLEAKRRIAEQVLGLVHDGDSVMADTSSTAFEALRLLTERKSNLTLITNSLVALSAFQQSGHRLIGTGGTLGASTSSFVGPDAARTIERYNADVALLGCKALSMHGGICDSNEAESELKLLMRRQANKTILLADRSKFDRLAFIRLFDFGQIDFVVTDRQPPEEWGEFLRGRGVTLVCRSEEAEFGSKEEEQS from the coding sequence GTGAAAGCGGAGCAGCGGCGGGAATGGATCATCAACGAATTGTATCGGAACAAAAAAGTGCAGGTATCGGCGCTCGCGCAGACGTTCGGCGTATCGGAAGAAACGGTGCGCCGCGATCTCGACAAGCTGGACAAGGAAGGCATCGCCCAGAAAAATTACGGCGGGGCCGTGCTGAGCGCACCGGTCAACCGCGATCCTTCGTACGCGAGCCGGCACGATCTCAACCTCGAAGCGAAGCGCCGCATCGCCGAGCAGGTGCTCGGCCTGGTGCACGACGGCGACAGCGTCATGGCGGATACCAGTTCGACGGCGTTCGAAGCGCTGCGGCTGCTGACCGAACGCAAAAGCAATCTGACGCTCATTACGAATTCGCTCGTCGCGCTGTCCGCGTTCCAGCAGTCGGGGCATCGGCTGATCGGCACCGGCGGCACGCTCGGCGCTTCGACCAGCTCGTTCGTCGGACCGGACGCGGCGCGGACGATCGAACGCTATAACGCGGACGTTGCGCTGCTCGGCTGCAAAGCGCTGTCCATGCACGGCGGCATCTGCGATTCCAACGAAGCCGAGAGCGAGCTCAAGCTGCTGATGCGCCGGCAGGCGAACAAAACGATCCTGCTGGCGGACCGGTCCAAGTTCGATCGGCTGGCTTTTATCCGGCTGTTCGATTTCGGGCAGATCGACTTCGTCGTGACCGACCGTCAGCCGCCGGAAGAATGGGGCGAATTTCTGCGCGGGCGGGGCGTGACGCTGGTGTGCCGGAGCGAGGAAGCGGAATTTGGAAGCAAGGAAGAAGAGCAATCATGA
- a CDS encoding DUF1129 family protein: MSVRKKIRAINKVRDQLNTKNAEYFDEVIVHVRSSRVVEESGEDWLLARGSELIAAQQKGTPASRLFGPDPISYAEAALTDLPKRRPEATLRAYILVPWTALSWTFLLLGLTALFAPETQQVNTGTLLIVILGAIALFEVLMRLIRRDPEEGVPAPPKFNMRGIGSTLIVLIAIGFAGLLLLRFTPVITIPFQISLVIAAIGFIGQFALLRRR; the protein is encoded by the coding sequence TTGAGCGTCAGGAAAAAGATTCGCGCGATCAACAAAGTCCGCGACCAACTGAATACCAAAAACGCCGAATATTTCGATGAAGTGATCGTCCACGTGCGGTCGAGCCGCGTAGTCGAGGAAAGCGGCGAAGATTGGCTGCTGGCGCGGGGAAGCGAGCTGATCGCCGCCCAGCAAAAAGGCACGCCGGCGTCCCGGCTGTTCGGGCCCGACCCGATATCTTACGCCGAAGCCGCGCTGACGGATCTGCCCAAACGCCGGCCGGAAGCGACGCTGCGCGCCTATATCCTCGTGCCGTGGACGGCGCTCAGCTGGACGTTTCTGCTGCTGGGACTGACGGCGCTGTTTGCGCCGGAGACGCAGCAGGTCAACACCGGCACGCTGCTCATCGTCATCCTCGGCGCGATCGCCCTGTTCGAAGTGCTGATGCGATTGATCCGGCGCGATCCCGAAGAAGGGGTGCCCGCTCCGCCGAAATTCAACATGCGGGGAATCGGCTCCACGTTGATCGTGCTGATCGCGATCGGCTTTGCCGGCCTGCTGCTGCTTCGCTTCACGCCGGTGATTACGATTCCGTTCCAGATCAGCCTCGTCATCGCGGCGATTGGGTTTATCGGGCAGTTTGCGCTGCTGCGCAGACGGTGA
- a CDS encoding L-fucose isomerase: MSATVTQQYPRIGIRPTIDGRRRGVRESLEEQTMGMARRTAAFLQEHLRYPDGSPVQCVIADTTIGGVAEASAAASKFKRENVGVSITVTPCWCYGSETMDMDASIPHAVWGFNGTERPGAVYLAAVLSAYAQKGIPAFGIYGEDVQESGSEEIPADVQTKLLRFARSALAAALIRGKAYLSMGSVSMGIAGSIIDENLFQHYLGMRNEYVDMSEFVRRVEENIYDPDEYAKALSWTRANCKLGANNNPEHLVIGEEEQNRQWEFVVKMTLIARDLMVGNPRLAELGFEEEAGGHYAIAGGFQGQRHWTDHFPNADFMETILNSSFDWNGRRAPYIVATENDSLNGVVMLFNHLLTGTAQIFADVRTFWSPAAVERVTGHRLEGAAQGGLLHLINSGSAALDGTGEQEIDGKPAIKPFWDVTDEEAAKCLDKTLFRPASQEYFRGGGFSTDYLTRGGMPVTMVRLNLVKGLGPVLQLAEGYTVDLPEDVHRTLDERTDPTWPTTWFAPKLTGKGSFSNVYDVMNNWGANHGAISYGHIGADLITLASILRIPVSMHNVDEQDVFRPRAWSLFGTENPEAADYAACRNFGPLY; this comes from the coding sequence ATGTCAGCCACCGTTACGCAGCAGTATCCGAGAATCGGAATCCGCCCTACCATCGACGGCCGCAGACGCGGCGTACGCGAATCGCTGGAAGAACAGACGATGGGCATGGCGCGGCGCACGGCCGCTTTTTTGCAGGAGCATCTGCGCTACCCGGACGGCTCGCCCGTGCAGTGCGTCATCGCGGACACGACGATCGGCGGCGTGGCGGAAGCGTCCGCGGCGGCGTCCAAGTTCAAGCGCGAAAACGTCGGCGTCTCGATCACCGTTACCCCGTGCTGGTGCTACGGTTCCGAGACGATGGACATGGACGCTTCGATTCCGCACGCGGTCTGGGGCTTTAACGGAACGGAGCGGCCGGGCGCGGTGTATCTGGCGGCGGTGCTGTCGGCTTACGCGCAAAAAGGCATTCCGGCGTTCGGCATCTACGGCGAAGACGTGCAGGAGTCGGGCAGCGAAGAGATTCCGGCCGACGTGCAGACCAAGCTGCTCCGGTTCGCAAGGTCCGCGCTGGCCGCCGCCCTCATCCGGGGCAAAGCGTACCTCTCCATGGGGTCCGTCTCGATGGGCATCGCCGGTTCGATCATCGACGAGAACCTGTTCCAGCATTATCTGGGCATGCGCAACGAATACGTGGACATGTCCGAATTCGTGCGCCGCGTCGAGGAAAATATCTACGACCCGGACGAATACGCCAAAGCGCTGTCCTGGACCCGGGCAAACTGCAAACTCGGCGCCAACAACAATCCCGAACATCTGGTCATCGGCGAGGAAGAACAGAATAGACAATGGGAATTCGTCGTCAAAATGACGCTGATCGCGCGCGACCTCATGGTCGGCAATCCGCGGCTGGCGGAGCTCGGCTTCGAAGAAGAAGCCGGCGGGCATTACGCGATCGCGGGCGGCTTCCAGGGGCAGCGGCATTGGACGGACCATTTCCCGAACGCCGACTTCATGGAGACGATCCTCAATTCCTCGTTCGACTGGAACGGACGGCGCGCGCCGTACATCGTCGCCACCGAAAACGACAGCCTCAACGGCGTCGTCATGCTGTTCAACCATCTGCTGACAGGCACGGCGCAGATCTTCGCGGACGTGCGCACATTCTGGAGTCCGGCGGCGGTGGAACGCGTAACGGGACACCGGCTTGAAGGCGCGGCGCAGGGCGGGCTGCTGCATCTGATCAACTCCGGTTCGGCGGCGCTCGACGGAACGGGCGAGCAGGAGATCGACGGCAAGCCCGCGATCAAGCCTTTCTGGGACGTTACGGACGAAGAAGCGGCCAAATGCCTCGACAAGACGCTGTTCCGGCCGGCTTCGCAGGAATATTTCCGCGGCGGCGGCTTTTCGACCGATTATTTGACCCGCGGCGGCATGCCGGTCACGATGGTTCGCCTCAATCTGGTCAAAGGGCTCGGCCCCGTGCTCCAGCTGGCGGAAGGCTATACGGTCGACCTGCCGGAAGACGTGCACCGCACGCTCGACGAGCGCACCGATCCGACCTGGCCGACGACCTGGTTCGCGCCCAAGCTGACCGGCAAAGGCTCGTTCTCGAACGTCTACGACGTCATGAACAACTGGGGCGCCAACCACGGCGCGATCAGCTACGGCCATATCGGCGCCGACCTGATTACCCTGGCCTCCATCCTGCGCATTCCGGTCAGCATGCACAACGTGGACGAACAAGACGTGTTCCGGCCGCGCGCCTGGTCGCTGTTCGGCACGGAAAACCCGGAAGCGGCCGATTACGCCGCCTGCCGGAACTTCGGCCCGCTGTACTGA